The Streptomyces sp. NBC_00576 genome contains the following window.
TGGTGTGCAACACAGACAGCACCAGTTCCGGGGAGTAGCGCTCCCCGGTCCACAGGAAGGCGTCGTCGATCCAGCGCTGCCGTAGTCGTGCGATCAGCGGGTACTGCTCCAGATATCGGTCGTCGTAGGACACCACGCGCCAGCCGTGGTCGTCGTGGAGGCGATCCAGCACGGTGGACTTGCCCGCGAAGTCGGGTCCGAGCAGGGTCCAGAAACCGGGGTCGTCGGTGGTCGGTGCGTAGGGGGTCACCGCAGCCCTCCTTCCGTGAGCAGGCCGACCGCCAGGAAGCTGGCGTACATGGCCGGCAGATAGTTGCGGGTCAGTGCCACCGGCCAGCCCGTGGCACCTGCCGCGAAGCGGGCCGCAGCGGTGGCCGGCAGGAGCAGCGGAATCAGCAGCAACCACCCCCAGCCGTATCCGGCGGCCCCCGGACGCCATGGCTGGGTGATCGCCAGCACGATGGCAGTGGCCGTCGCGGCGGCGGCGACCGCAGCGGCCGATGTGAGCGCCGGACCGAGCACCGTGACGTAGGTCCGCTCTCCCGGCCGCGGGCGGCGGGTGGTCTTCCGACCGAGCTCCAGGCAGAGTCCACCGAACGTGGCGGCCGCAACGGCCATCAGCCCGGCGAGGTTCGGCTGCTGCTGCTCGGCCCTCAGGAAACCGGCGTACACATACAGGCTCAGCAGGGTCTGGATCGGCAGATTGAGCGCCAGTTGGAGTCCCAGCCTGTCGGCCGACGGCCGGCCTGTCCGCCATTCCAGGGTCATCACACCGATCCCGTAGGCGAGTTGGACACCCAGCGCGGCCAGCACCATGCCCCGGTGGGCGTTGAGCAGGAGCAGGACGGCGGTGCCGACGGCGACCAGGGTCAGCAGGTCCCGTTCCGTGACCATCCCGCTGGGCAGCGGCCGGGACGGATGGTGTTCCCGGTCGTACCCGTGGTCGCGGAGGTCGTCGAGAGCCCGGAGCAGGAGCATGTCGACGACGAGGGTCACCGCGGTGATGGCCAGCCCGCCGTCGGGCCGCCAGCGGGAGACCGTGCCGACGGTGCAGGCGAAGAGGGCGGTCAGTCCGACGGCCCAGGAGAGCATCAGGGGCAACTGCGTCCTCGGCGGATAGGCCACGCCGATGTAGCGACCCAGTCGGCGGATCATGACGCGCCGTCCAGGATGCGCACCGTACCGGAGGAACCGTCGACCTCGATGAGGCTGCCGTCCGCGATGAGGCTTGTCGCGTCGCGCACCGCCACGACGGTGGGGATGCCCAGCAGTCGGCCGGTGATGGCCGTGTGCGAGAGCAGCGTCCCCCGCTCCACCACCAGGGCGCTGGCCGTCATCATCAGGAAGAGCCAGCCGGGGTCGGTCTCCCGTGCGACCAGGATGCGGCCCTGGCACTCGTCGGCGTTGACCGACGGGTCAAGAACGATCTTGGCCGTGCCCCGCACCGTGCCCGAACTGGACGCCAGTCCGGTCAGCAGGCGCGATGGCGCGGTGCCGTCCTCGGGCACTGCCTGCCGCGCCGCGTACTGGCCGGTGACGGACCGCAGCGCGGTCGCCAGCGGCAGGTCCCCGTCGGTCGTCATACGTGGTGGCAAGGGGTCCCCGGCCGTCCAGCGTGCCCGCTCGGCGGCGCGCACGGCCGCGAGTCCCCTGAGGTCGGCCCCCGCGAGTGTCCCGTCGAAGGCGCCCAGAACCTCGTCGGCAGTGAGGTCGAGAACGTCCCTGGGCCGGTCCAGGCGGCCGGCCGCGGCCAGTTCCTCGCCCAGCCTCATCAGCAGGACGCGGACGTCGCCGATGAGCTGACTCCGGCAGAAGCGGGTGTCCTCACGCACCCGGGTCAGCATCCGCATGATCCCGAACGTTCCACGCAACGCCGCTCGCTTGAGGGGGTTGCGCAGATTGGCGTGCAGCTCCTGCTCGGCCTGTCGGCGGATCTCCCGGCCGGCGGTCCGGCTGCCCTCGACGGTCAGTCCCTGCCGCAGATACGCGCGTACCGTGTGCAGGACGGTCCAGGGCTGGTCACGCGGTGTCAGCGTCTCCAGCTTGAGGTCGTGCAACCCTCGGTCGCCGTAGTGCTGGACATGCTGGCGCATCGCCGAGACGAACGGCTCGTCGTGGCCCTGCTCCGTCAACCGCCGCCACAGCTTTTCGGGGTCCTGGTCGGACATCAGGGCGGTGCGCAGGTCCGGGGACGCGGCCGCGGTCTCGGCCAGGGCGATGGCCGATCGCAGCGCCGCGGCGGACCGGTTGTCGGGTCCGCCGACCAGCATGCCGTTGAGCAGGCTCCGGCCCGCCTCCGGGAGCCACCGGCGCAGCAGGCCGTTGGCGGCCCAGGTCACGGTGAACAGAAAGAGCCCGTTCACCAGCGTGACGCCCCAGCGGCGGGACACCTGCGCCCACAGGGTGCGGTAGGCCTCCACCGCCTCGTGCGGGCGCATCGCCGACACATCCGAGAACTGCGGGTGGTAGCTGTCCCACCAGTGCAGGAACCGGCGGACCCGGCGGGGGTGCGCCATCAGCCTGCCGAGGATCTCCGCGAGGTGGACGGCGTCGGCGAGCCGCGGCAGCGGGCCGCGTCGGCGTGAAGCCGAACCGTGGCGGCCGCTCTCCGCGAGTCCCAGGGACTGTTCCCAGGTGGACCACAGCGGCCGGAAGCAGCGGATCTGCCCGTGCAGCCTGTACCAGGAGTCCAGTTGGTAGTAGACCCGGCCGTCGAGGTGTCCGACCATCCGGCGCAGCAGTGGCCGGTTGTGTTCCAGAAGGCGGGCGGGCACGCCCATCCGCCGGTACAGGTCGCCGAATCCCACCTCGTACA
Protein-coding sequences here:
- a CDS encoding PEP/pyruvate-binding domain-containing protein, yielding MRDGSGTDWLIGSGAGLVDPLQVGHKFARQAVLGLEGFPIPPFACVPAAVFDRVVRPELPTPPDSTSPDWGTSSASAVAERARALQSVVHGLEVPQELREALDRRFDELAGPGGLVAVRACVVPRPGDQELGEDSAQDPFAGLSDSFLYVGREGLADRILSCWASAFNPEAALYRARQGLDPFSARVAVGVQRMVMGARSFVAFTRDPRAPHDSARRCVIAAAHGIGEGVVQEKADVDHFFVDPVAWRIEAHVVVKSRAVGWDPARPDQGPVAVPVDERQAAAPVLSDTELKEISTLALRVEEHFGEPQDIEGTITEDGGVHLVQARPIVTAPQASTTPPDHGGNAGGILWDNNNVTESYPGVSCALTFSVARTLYEVGFGDLYRRMGVPARLLEHNRPLLRRMVGHLDGRVYYQLDSWYRLHGQIRCFRPLWSTWEQSLGLAESGRHGSASRRRGPLPRLADAVHLAEILGRLMAHPRRVRRFLHWWDSYHPQFSDVSAMRPHEAVEAYRTLWAQVSRRWGVTLVNGLFLFTVTWAANGLLRRWLPEAGRSLLNGMLVGGPDNRSAAALRSAIALAETAAASPDLRTALMSDQDPEKLWRRLTEQGHDEPFVSAMRQHVQHYGDRGLHDLKLETLTPRDQPWTVLHTVRAYLRQGLTVEGSRTAGREIRRQAEQELHANLRNPLKRAALRGTFGIMRMLTRVREDTRFCRSQLIGDVRVLLMRLGEELAAAGRLDRPRDVLDLTADEVLGAFDGTLAGADLRGLAAVRAAERARWTAGDPLPPRMTTDGDLPLATALRSVTGQYAARQAVPEDGTAPSRLLTGLASSSGTVRGTAKIVLDPSVNADECQGRILVARETDPGWLFLMMTASALVVERGTLLSHTAITGRLLGIPTVVAVRDATSLIADGSLIEVDGSSGTVRILDGAS